CAGGAAATTCAATATATGTCGTAAGCTTTAGAAAGGATAACTTTACAAAATTCAGCCACATAAATGAAACCTATGCCTCACATTGTTGTTTCGTTTTAAAATTAATACCGAAAGTTAACTTTTGTTTTTACTACATTCCAAAATTTGACTCCCACGTTCAAATCTAAGGATATCTaagattttatttcttaattttttttaatttaatttttagtccttaaatcttttaattaatcaatttctctcaatttttttattatgatttttagtctctaaattttCAAACGACTAGTTAAGATTcttaaacttttacaaaattcagtttttatcttttaaacaaaaatttgaatttattatttttatttatttaataagattttaaagattaaaaattgaattttttttaaattttagtgactaaaaaatttaatgaaaaaagttaaGACACCTAGACCTTGGCtaaccaaataaaaatttagaaactaaaaatcttaataaaaaaaagttaagaaactttaatcaatcaaacaaaaattaaaatactaaaaattaaatttcaaaaaaagctagagattaaaaaatttaattaaccctAAAATCTAAACTAGTTTGAAAATTTGGGTATGACTTGGtctaggaaattttttttttttttttaacaaattacacTCTGTCTCTAAGATTAGCACTTATTACAATTATATCTCTCatataaaattgtatttctTTTGCACCCCTTTAGGGTGAGAGTTACTAACCatgtttggttttattttaaatgacaaaATTGTCCCTAAACTCTTGATCTTCTTTACTTCCGTTTGCTCAAGTTCAACGATGGCAATTTCTTTGGATCTCCACCCTCCACCCCCACTGCTGCACCCCTTCCACAGCCACCACCACCCTTTGCCGCCCTTACACCGTCCATGCCGCCAGATCTCACCACCACGCCACTTTGGGAGGTGCTGCAGTAGTTGCACAAAGATTTTATGCTGTTCTTGAAATTCTATACGAGCTTTCTTTCGTTCACCGTGTTTCAGTTATCATGTGTGCCCACGAAGAAGACAAGGGCAATTGTGTCTGATTTTTTTCATCAATCACGCatgtgcacgtcacatgaccatTTTCGGTTTAACGGAAATAAGTATGTAACAAAATGGCAACAATAATGGATGTCATTGTAATAAGTGTTAAACACAGGGAGACAACTGTAATTTGGTCTATTCTTTTTGCTGAAGAACCtggtgtgtttttgttttttgtattgaaactatTAGACAACTTAGAGGCCCAAAATTCATGAGGGTTGGGCTTTTTGTACGTGGGCCTTACTGGATTCATGATCCAAACCAGCCAGATGTACCAAATTCAATGTTACAAATTTCTGGTCCTCTATTCATTTTAATGATTGATAGTTACATTTTCAGCAAGCTACCCAAATTTGTTTGGGTGCATTTTAAAAGTCTTAAGGTCCCACGTTGGCACTTTGCAGAGTGGACCCCAAGAAAACATTTGTCAGAAGACATTTTCAGTACAAATGGTCATATGATTCaacttagttaaaaaaaaaatactattagtataaaaagatattttttttttaattcttcaaaagaaaaattatgaataatctAAAGTTTAACTTAACCATCAGTAAAGTTTGATAaagaattattaatataatcaattataattagataatgagttaatttgtttaaacttaattttttaaaatatatatatatatatatttaaaaaaatgttttttaataaatagatatgatttatttcttaaaataattagaaaattatttattttatttaaataagaaattaaataagaaattatttatattttaagtaaaatcaatttaaaaaacatattagaaataataaaattttatttattttatttaaaaaataaatctaaacaaACTAGTCCAATAGTTTATTCACGTGTATGAAATTGGACGAAAGTGTACGTTGATAATTATCTTTTTGGGAAACGTAGATTTTAGTGATACTTTTCTTTTTGGTCAATAACTTAGATTTTAGTTGAAATCAGTAGATCTGCAGCCCTTCCTATAAAGATATGCTCATACCTTATCTGCAAAGTTAATTTAGTTTGGAATATCACACGCACTGCCTCACATCTGAGCATTACTATTTTCCTCTTTTCGgttatttttctcttcctcttctaTTCTACttaaatttgtttctttttattaccCCATCTTTTTTTAACTCTAGTTAATTTTTTGGTTCTTTGTTGCTCTGTCCACTTGGGATCATTCCTTCTTAAAACCTGCTAAATTCTAAaggtttattttttgtcttggaaggatttaataagattaattaagtttttattccttaaaattttttgaaattttatttttaattaaatttttctttgattggtcaagactatttaatttttttcattaagatttttagtttatttcacCTACTAAAGTccctcaatctttttttttactaaagttTAGTtcttaaacttttgaaaaattttatttttaactcttcaaatctcattaaataaataaaaataatgatttaaacTTTTGATtaggaactaaaaattaatatttataaaagtttaGAAACCTtgtttagtcaaacaaaaatttaaggactacaaattttaataaaaaaaattaaaaaattttgaccaatcaaacaaaaatttaagaactaaaaattaaattttttttgaaacaatTAGGATTAAAAAGAATAACTTACTTAATCCTTTTAAATTCATCGAACACAAATAAATTCTTAAAGGCGTTACTCGTGAGTCGTGACACATCTCAAGCTATATCTTGCCAGCCCTAGTACTAACAATTCATGatcttgacaaaaaaaaaaaaaatcatggttttgatgtaaactttattttaaaaaaaaaagagagaatgatGAATTCCTTCGGTGCTTCTACGCTAAAGAttagtttattttgttaaaaagaaaGTTTGTATTAGCAATTTCTCAAAAGATCTTtgggaaaacaaaacaaatattttttattaaaaaaaaaactgacttAAGCATGCATTTAAATTGCATAGTTTATAAGTAGATTGAGGCATGCATATTATCGAAAGTAGTTACAAACAATAGGTCTCTTTTGTTAATCAAACTTACTGATGATGTTTTCTGTAATTTACATCACACCATTTTATCCACTTTCTTCCATACTAAAAAAAATCGATTATCTATCTCTCTTTTCAAGTTAaaagtgaaaattgaaaaaaaaaatatgcagaagtgtttttggaataaaaataatatttacctaAATTTATTTAGATTTCGATTAAAGAGAcgctttgttttaaatttaaaaagaattaattttgaatcattaatcataattcaatatgtacttattaattttaaccataaactttattttaaaatgtgtaTAAACGAGACATTAGGTCTTAACcataaattttatgttaaaagttatataaaccacaaatattgaatgattaagtataattaaatatgagaaATTAAGTTTGTTGTTAAACCAAATGGACACAGTTTTACCATCACTCGTTTCTGGAAGCACAAATCAAAACCTGGAACAATGACGTTTTAGGTAAAGTTGGTTTAAGTTTATCAgacttaaaatttatgaaaagttgGGTACTATTATTCAAGGTTGAACAAAACAGCATCTTCTGCTAACCATTTGTTTCCATGTCCAGCAAATTAATGTCTTACATTATGTTAACACTTCACAAcctgaaaggaaaaaaaaaaagttttcccATTCCCAGTTTCTTTACATCCCCGAATAGTTTCAAAAACACCTTTTACTTTCCTTTCAGGCTCAAGTTTTAACCTTTCCCTATCTCTCTTACATTTAACCACTCACCACTCACTACACAACTAATACAAGGGAAGGACtcactgatttttcttttctttttctcaaccTGCACTTGACCACACACTCAGCACCAGCTAGCATCCATGTGAACACCACACCCTTCCAATAGCAAAAACTCTCATCTTTCAATTGCATACTTTCTGTtgtgtaaaaaatttaacataacagCATTTCTGTTgcgttaattttaattttttttaaaaagaattaacaCAACAGAAATGTGTTTCCATCGAagagattttaaaaaacaaaaacaaaaaagtcggGAGAGTAAGATTATAAGATGTGGAGTGTTTACAAGATGTTATTTTACTCCTCAGAAGTGCACATTATCTCAACTTACATGCTATAAATTAGCAAAGGAAACATATGACATTAGCATACATAACAATCACCAACTAGTAATGTGGAACATGTCAATACCATAAATGCCTATGTACAGCAACATGCAACTCCGGTAAAAGAGTCTACATACAGAATGTCACATTCCTCACTTGTCTACTCTATGCTGCATCATTTCATTCCCTTTCAACCCAGCCTTTTACTTGCCCTACTATATTTTTTCTCACCTTCCTATTTGAGGAACCATGCCAACCtacaatttctcatttttttcctgGTTTACTAACAACCCAAAGTGAGACCATGTACCTCTAACATTAAATTTCACATTTATATATTAgactaataataattactatTCACTGCTTCATGTAACAGgacacaatttttttcatacttttaGTTGGAACCGACTCTACTATTCTAACTACTAGTCAAAGAGCATAAAACATGCATAAAAATGCTTTTAACTTACTAATACAAGCCATGatttccttaaatttttatttttattcaataaccAGGGATGCATAAAAAATTCTACCACAATGACAATTGACAAGCATCTTACCTTCACTCAATGTTCAATAAACCTGCTTCTCTAAAAACTGAACTGCATCTATAAATGATTCAGCAATCAAAATGTTGAACTAACAATGCTTGGAAGCAGAATACTGTTATTCATTCTAGAAAGAAAAAcagtaaaagagaaaatataatgaAAGAACACTAAATATTGCTTTTACCACTTCAAACCTGTCAATCAAATATAGATGAATCATTCACGCAATCAGACCATCTAGAAACACATTGCAACTtaatagtgtgtgtgtgtgtggtgttTTCAAGTACAACCCAGCTTTCACAGGTCATTAATAGGCATATTCTAATTAGGTATGGCTTTACACAACAGAGAACGGAGTATAATGCTAAACAACAGAACTCACATATTTAGttggaagtaaaaaagaaatggaTTAACATTCAAACCCTGGTAGTTTCATGAATGGATAAAATTTTACttctaaatattaataaaacaagATGCCATCAGCTAGTTCCCTATCAGAACCAACCAATTAACCAAATGATTGAATTCCCAAGAACTAAATCCAAAGAAGTTAAGATACAACATAGGAAGAGTTAGAGAAGAACAGGAAATGTCTCGTGACTTCGAAAATTCTTGCACTACAAACAATCTAAAAAGCCTCAGTCTCAGGCCAAACACACAAATATATACATGATAAACAGGCTGAAAGGAACATGAAGCCAGTTGACGATAGAGTAGACCTACCTAATAGTGACAAACTTGTTGGTGCCATGTTTTGCCCAATAAGTCCTCAAATCAATTGGATTAGAAAAGTTATAACCCTCAGCTGCGAGTTTCTCTAACACTTTCTTAAATGCTCCTATACTCATTTTCCTTCCAGCTATCCTAGCACCACGCCGCTTCGTACTCATAGGCAAAGGATACACAGACATCCCTGTCGTGCAACATGCAGACTGCCAACCGCCAGAGCCCCATTTATAACACTGTTGGGGTGCTCCAGTGCATGAACAAACGGGAATCGGAATACTAGAAATATCCATATCAATTCCATTTATTACAATTTCAGTAGTTTTCTTTGGAACCCTTGCACGTTGAACTGAGGGAGCATTCTCATCCTTTGGCGCACGAGGCCCCCTCTTGGGCTTCTTAGCCTTGGGAGATTTGGGCACCTTGGGGCCCTGTCTTTTCTTACGAGTGCCACCATTTGACTTCTCAACAACAGGAGCCTCTTCCACTGGCCTTTCTTCCTTTGGCAATTCCAGTGGTGGAATCATTTGAATTTGATGTGCTGAAGATGTCTCCGGAATACCACCATAGTTATGATTTGTAggtatcatattcatatatttgtCTCTCTGACTAATCCATGCATCCCTCATGTATTCCATAGGGTATGTAGCTTGGGGCATACCACCAATGTCTCTATGGTGAAATGCCCCATTAGTGCCAGATAAAACCGCGGCATTGCACCCTCCAATTAAAGGTTTCTCCGGCATGGATGACATCAGTTGCAGCCCCAGGTGGCTCTTAAACGACGTAGCGGGTTCATAGTAACCCCAATTACGTATGTTAAGACCATTATCACCATCCATCACAACACCAACTGATGAAAATAATTACAGGAACACAATGTAGTGAATgtacaatattttaaatatcctCACAAATTATCCAAGTCCATTGCATTCTCCTAACAAACCAACACAATTCAAAACACAATAATTAATATGCAAAATAGAAAGAAGAAACGAAACAGCAAAATGCAATTATCTGATCCAAAAACTCACCTTTGCTTCAGCTCAAATAAAGTCAAACCAGAAAAGGGGATAAATTACCCAAATCCCACAAATGAACACATGCAAAACCTCATGCCCCAAAGATTTCAGCTTCTGGGTTTTGATCTAAGATCCACTatagcatgaaaaaaaaagagcaaaaaaaTCAGATCTTTGAGCCAAAAACTAAACAGATCAACAAAATCtaagattaaaatgaaagtgTGAAAATGGGGgcgaaaaaaaaagagattttgaTGTGAACCCATGCcatgatttgaagaaaaaatacgAGGGTAAGAGAATGTTTGAGCAGAGCGAGAAGGGGCAGTACCTGTTAGGGTTCTTGGCGTCTACGAATGGAAAATGAAGAGAGCAAaggaacaaaaatgtatgcacGCCATCTTAAAATCTAATCTCAATTCTcaacattaaaagaaaaaacaaaaaaagcattTATGAGATTCTAATATTAAAGTAATGTTTTAAATATTGTATTCAAATCGCTGAGACAAATGCTCAATCAGCATAGCataaataattagtatttaCTTAGTAGCACGACACTTTCATCTTCCGCTGCAAATTGCCCCGTTTTAAATgtgttttgatttgttttacATTTTAGTATACGATATGTTACAGACATTAGCATGATAAGTCAAATTtccattttaatataataataaattactgcataatataattgtaatataCAAGTCGTACATTGATAATagattaatgaaaattaaaaacctAGTTACTAATGAATTCTGGGTTGTAATTCTAGGGGTAATAAGAATATCTAGAGGATATGCTTGTTGTTGtaagcattaattttttttacggaACCAGCAGTTAATTTTATATCTGTTTAAAACTCAATTGGGAttgttaaaagaaataaattaatggggataaatatttaatgaatgcTAACACTTATATACTAGTATTTGAGTATTTTAGTTTAGCttgtttctgtttattttttctgtaaataaaagtaataataaatttaaaattcacagtaaataaatatttttccataaattatattgatttaaattgtgagaagaataagaatattactctctaaattttatattctaatttataatataaaagaagataatatataatattttaaaatataattaactttatttaatttatttataataaatttatgaatatttttgtaattttcttcAATAATGCGTAAAATTTGCgaaagaaatattttatgtatttaattttaaaagctcTCTTAAGAATGTTGAAATATATTAGGAAAgatgaacaaaacaaaaacattgttATTATGGTACGTACATTATCATCTTTAAATTTGGTATAAGATGAACAAACTTCAAGTTGCAAAAAGTTTCAAAGTAAAATATCCAGAACCatcgtaaattttttattcGGTCAAAATTGAACTGGAAATGATCATTTGATtctattttattgtaatttactattacattttattttataaagattaTTATTAGCACTTCATGTATCCGAAAAGATTTTAGTCATTGATAGTGGCTACTGGCAACAGGCTGGGCCGGTGGAGTTCCCAAAGCACTAAGCACAACACAATTACAGCATTGGGTTGGCTTGGAGCTGTCCAGTTAACCTCACATTTCACATTTAATACTTCTAACTTGACtaaatataaagtaaaaaaaaaagtgtttaataCTTTGTTATCCATAAAATTCAAAGacaactaaatatatattaaagattttaaattatacTCCTTTTATAAAAGTCTCATATAGTCCAGATACATGTATTATTTTTACTCAAATGATATGATACCATTATGAATAtcgaatttttattttaaatatttaatttaattgtatatttaatatttaaagtcAAGCCTATTGATTAAATTGAAACAGTTTTGTATCATTTGATTCACATGTTTAATAGTAAACAatgatgtatttattattattttaaattaaatttgattaattaatttaaaaataatagtggatatatttttatctttcttattttacaaatttattcatctcaaaataattgattaaatccCAAATTTTTGAATACTCACCTTGCGCACACTTATATTACCCTacgaaaattaatcattaatcattatattttacGGGACAATTTTACTAGCAAAACAAAATCTCAAGCTTTGgaagaaaagtaaaatatttgttGAGGGATAGCAACGGAGAATCTTTACAGCTACCTATAATACATtagttaaagaaataaaaatggttTTCTTATGGGAAAGTGTTATAGATGAATTATTACCATAATTTCGAatgtatttttcaataaaaatattactattcattattttttcattaatgtcGTTGAGATTTTCAttagcaatatttttttatattttaatatattatttgtaataGATTATGAAAGTGTTACATGATTTATCGAAAGTTGTcacgtaaaaaaaatataatatagaatTACCAATTATTCAATCAACCTTA
This region of Glycine max cultivar Williams 82 chromosome 7, Glycine_max_v4.0, whole genome shotgun sequence genomic DNA includes:
- the LOC100784091 gene encoding Protein BASIC PENTACYSTEINE2-like, giving the protein MDGDNGLNIRNWGYYEPATSFKSHLGLQLMSSMPEKPLIGGCNAAVLSGTNGAFHHRDIGGMPQATYPMEYMRDAWISQRDKYMNMIPTNHNYGGIPETSSAHQIQMIPPLELPKEERPVEEAPVVEKSNGGTRKKRQGPKVPKSPKAKKPKRGPRAPKDENAPSVQRARVPKKTTEIVINGIDMDISSIPIPVCSCTGAPQQCYKWGSGGWQSACCTTGMSVYPLPMSTKRRGARIAGRKMSIGAFKKVLEKLAAEGYNFSNPIDLRTYWAKHGTNKFVTIR